One genomic segment of Streptomyces sp. RKND-216 includes these proteins:
- a CDS encoding phage holin family protein encodes MRVVLPPWRGLGAAALRVLAVWAVSTVTMLILAGGLPDFRIQQPGGDSATRTAVTAALGAGVFGLLSALVWPLLVRALLLVPALVLGILVFFLNGSLLWLALVLIPERGDADPETAVVVAAAMSAASSATSGFLAVRDDGAYRRRLARLADRRRRRAGARPPGTPGIVFVQLDGLGHDVLREALSGPEPVMPTIAAMARTTHRLTPWQTDWSSQTGASQLGILHGSNDDVPAFRWYEKETGEVMVTNRPTGAAELQRRAVERTGDHGLLASDGASRGNLFSGGARQLALVLSVAARRGRDTRSRAGYFAYFSDPANATRTAVSFFAELFREVGQSVRARMRGDRPRVGRGGLYPFIRAFATVVERDVVVAAVIGDVLNGRAAVYADLVGYDEVAHHSGPRGGDTRQVLRALDRAIALMAKAADHAPRPYRLVLLSDHGQSGGEPFRSAYGLTLEDLVRAGCGVPVSRSARATHSGAEARAAARAALHRPEDGHTPGGGELPRKSAEPVVLASGNLGLVSFPDVPGRMSREAIEARHPALLRALADHPGIGFLLVHSEEHGPVVIGPGACEHRLDKGEVVGERDPLAPFGPYAADVVLRSSRFPHTADIMVNSCVAPDTGHVHAFEEQIGSHGGLGGEQSRAFLLSPLALTAPVTSDEDELVGAEQVHLVLRRWLRETRTLGERWSTVPAGTGATAVRAAGDAAADGDGRRVRGAGGPGRSRPGRPDREPCPDPAREAGAGEPVGDTTS; translated from the coding sequence GTGCGGGTTGTGTTGCCCCCGTGGCGCGGGCTGGGCGCCGCGGCACTGCGGGTCCTCGCGGTGTGGGCGGTCAGCACCGTCACGATGCTGATCCTCGCGGGAGGTCTCCCCGACTTCCGCATCCAGCAGCCCGGCGGCGACAGCGCCACCCGTACCGCGGTCACCGCTGCGCTGGGGGCGGGGGTGTTCGGCCTGCTGAGCGCCCTGGTCTGGCCGTTGCTGGTGCGGGCGCTGCTGCTGGTGCCGGCCCTCGTGCTGGGAATCCTGGTCTTCTTCCTCAACGGTTCGCTCCTGTGGCTCGCGCTGGTGCTCATTCCCGAGCGGGGAGACGCGGATCCGGAGACCGCGGTTGTCGTCGCGGCGGCCATGTCCGCGGCCTCGTCCGCGACCAGTGGTTTCCTCGCCGTCCGGGACGACGGCGCCTACCGCCGCCGGCTGGCGCGGCTCGCCGACCGACGGCGGCGGCGTGCGGGCGCCCGGCCGCCCGGCACCCCGGGAATCGTGTTCGTGCAGCTGGACGGGCTGGGCCACGACGTGCTGCGTGAGGCGCTGTCCGGCCCGGAGCCGGTGATGCCCACGATCGCCGCCATGGCCCGCACCACGCACCGGCTCACCCCCTGGCAGACCGACTGGTCCAGCCAGACCGGTGCCAGCCAGCTCGGCATCCTGCACGGCAGCAACGACGACGTCCCCGCTTTCCGCTGGTACGAGAAGGAGACCGGCGAGGTGATGGTCACCAACCGGCCGACCGGCGCCGCGGAACTCCAGCGCCGCGCGGTGGAACGCACGGGCGACCACGGCCTGCTCGCCTCCGACGGCGCCAGCCGCGGCAACCTGTTCAGCGGCGGGGCGCGCCAACTCGCCCTGGTGCTGTCGGTCGCCGCCCGGCGGGGCCGGGACACCCGCTCCCGCGCCGGGTACTTCGCGTACTTCTCCGACCCGGCCAACGCCACCCGCACCGCCGTCTCGTTCTTCGCGGAGCTGTTCCGGGAGGTCGGCCAGTCCGTACGGGCCCGGATGCGCGGCGACCGGCCCCGGGTGGGGCGCGGCGGCCTCTATCCGTTCATCCGCGCCTTCGCCACCGTCGTCGAGCGCGACGTCGTCGTCGCCGCCGTCATCGGCGACGTGCTCAACGGGCGGGCCGCCGTCTACGCGGACCTGGTCGGATACGACGAGGTGGCGCACCACAGCGGACCGCGCGGCGGGGACACCCGGCAGGTGCTCCGCGCCCTGGACCGGGCGATCGCGCTGATGGCCAAGGCCGCCGACCACGCGCCGCGCCCGTACCGGCTGGTGCTGCTCTCCGACCACGGGCAGAGCGGCGGAGAGCCGTTTCGCAGCGCCTACGGGCTGACGCTGGAGGACCTGGTGCGGGCGGGCTGCGGCGTGCCGGTGTCCCGCAGCGCCCGTGCCACACACAGCGGCGCCGAGGCGCGCGCCGCGGCCCGTGCGGCGCTGCACCGCCCCGAGGACGGGCACACACCGGGCGGCGGGGAGCTGCCGCGCAAGTCCGCCGAGCCGGTCGTGCTGGCCTCGGGCAACCTCGGCCTGGTCTCCTTCCCCGACGTTCCCGGCCGGATGAGCCGGGAGGCCATCGAAGCACGCCACCCGGCGCTGCTGCGCGCGCTCGCCGACCACCCGGGCATCGGCTTCCTGCTGGTCCACAGCGAGGAGCACGGCCCGGTGGTGATCGGCCCCGGCGCCTGCGAACACCGGCTGGACAAGGGCGAGGTGGTCGGCGAGCGCGACCCGCTGGCACCGTTCGGCCCGTACGCGGCGGACGTGGTGCTGCGCTCTTCGCGCTTCCCGCACACCGCCGACATCATGGTCAACTCCTGCGTCGCACCCGACACCGGGCATGTGCACGCCTTCGAGGAGCAGATCGGTTCGCACGGCGGACTCGGCGGCGAGCAGAGCCGGGCGTTCCTGCTCTCCCCGCTCGCCCTGACGGCGCCGGTCACCTCGGACGAGGACGAACTGGTCGGCGCCGAGCAGGTGCACCTGGTGCTGCGCCGCTGGCTCCGGGAGACCCGGACGCTGGGCGAGCGCTGGTCCACCGTTCCGGCGGGAACCGGCGCGACCGCCGTGCGGGCCGCCGGTGACGCGGCGGCGGACGGCGACGGCAGGCGCGTGCGCGGCGCGGGCGGGCCGGGCCGTTCCCGTCCCGGCCGGCCGGACCGAGAACCCTGCCCCGACCCCGCCCGGGAGGCCGGGGCGGGGGAGCCGGTGGGCGACACCACCTCCTGA
- a CDS encoding MBL fold metallo-hydrolase, giving the protein MPVDVTWWGHATATVRDSGVSVLTDPVLVQRLAHLRRRRGALPPPSVTTVDVVLVSHLHADHLHLGSLSRLPAGTRVVVPRGAPDAVAGLRRLGSSWLDLVEVEAGDEVPAGPVRVRAVPAAHDGRRLPYGPQQIRALGYVVEGEVRTYFAGDTGLFAGMADAVGPVDVALLPVGGWGPFLGDGHLDARRAAQALNRLSPASAVPVHYGTYWPIGMDAVRPHEFHAPGDEFARLAGRLAPGVAVHRLRHGETAQLEAHR; this is encoded by the coding sequence GTGCCGGTCGACGTGACGTGGTGGGGCCATGCCACGGCGACGGTGCGGGACTCCGGTGTCTCGGTGCTCACCGACCCGGTGCTCGTGCAGCGGCTCGCACATCTGCGGCGGCGCCGCGGAGCGCTGCCGCCGCCCTCGGTGACGACGGTGGACGTGGTGCTGGTGTCCCATCTGCACGCCGACCATCTGCACCTGGGCTCGCTGTCCCGGCTCCCGGCCGGGACGCGGGTCGTGGTGCCGCGCGGCGCGCCCGACGCGGTGGCCGGCCTGCGCAGGCTCGGCTCCTCCTGGCTCGATCTGGTCGAGGTCGAGGCCGGGGACGAGGTGCCCGCCGGACCGGTGCGGGTCCGCGCCGTCCCGGCGGCCCACGACGGCCGCCGCCTGCCCTACGGGCCGCAGCAGATCCGTGCCCTGGGCTACGTGGTGGAGGGCGAGGTCCGCACCTACTTCGCGGGCGACACCGGCCTCTTCGCCGGCATGGCCGACGCGGTCGGGCCGGTGGACGTGGCGCTGCTGCCGGTCGGAGGCTGGGGCCCGTTCCTGGGCGACGGCCACCTCGACGCGCGGCGCGCGGCGCAGGCCCTGAACCGGCTGTCCCCGGCCAGTGCGGTGCCGGTGCACTACGGCACGTACTGGCCGATCGGCATGGACGCCGTGCGGCCACACGAGTTCCACGCGCCGGGCGACGAGTTCGCCCGGCTGGCCGGGCGGCTCGCGCCCGGCGTCGCCGTGCACCGCCTGCGGCACGGGGAGACGGCTCAGCTGGAGGCGCACCGATGA
- a CDS encoding VTT domain-containing protein, whose protein sequence is MTADAVSGLGQLASAASTLPVDTQQVIAYPTLFVLIAFGALVPVVPTGALVSSVAVVAFHQAMPVVPLFFVFAVASLAAFAGDVALYWLGSRGLRSKGGSVWLERLRQKAPPDRLEQARRGLERHGVAVLVVSRLVPAGRIPVMLACLLAHLRLRTFVRGNLPACLAWAATYQLVGVVGGSLFPEPWEGVAAAVGLALLVSFVPSVWRRFRGPRVRDA, encoded by the coding sequence ATGACGGCGGATGCGGTCTCCGGGCTCGGACAGCTCGCCTCTGCGGCGAGCACGCTGCCGGTGGACACCCAGCAGGTCATCGCCTACCCGACGCTCTTCGTGCTGATCGCCTTCGGCGCGCTGGTCCCCGTGGTGCCGACCGGCGCGCTGGTGAGCAGCGTGGCCGTGGTCGCCTTCCACCAGGCCATGCCGGTGGTGCCGCTGTTCTTCGTCTTCGCCGTGGCCTCGCTCGCCGCCTTCGCCGGGGACGTCGCGCTGTACTGGCTCGGCAGCCGTGGTCTGCGTTCCAAGGGCGGCTCGGTGTGGCTGGAACGGTTGCGGCAGAAGGCGCCGCCGGACCGGCTGGAACAGGCACGGCGGGGTCTGGAACGCCACGGCGTGGCCGTGCTGGTCGTCTCCCGGCTCGTCCCTGCGGGGCGGATACCGGTGATGCTGGCGTGCCTGCTGGCGCACTTGCGGCTGCGGACGTTCGTGCGCGGAAACCTCCCGGCGTGCCTGGCCTGGGCGGCGACGTACCAGCTGGTGGGGGTGGTGGGCGGGTCGTTGTTCCCGGAGCCGTGGGAGGGCGTGGCGGCGGCCGTGGGACTGGCGCTGCTGGTCAGCTTCGTGCCCTCGGTGTGGCGCCGCTTCCGCGGGCCCCGCGTGCGCGACGCGTAA
- a CDS encoding aminotransferase class I/II-fold pyridoxal phosphate-dependent enzyme — protein sequence MRHTDGHGGPHLTALRDAACAYWHRRGLHTGPGQVVAAPGAPLLLLALLSAGDPSGGGVLLPRPAADWHAVPARLLGRPVHRVPAPADCGGVPDPFVLLETVRRARSAGDDPRTLVLSVADDPTGTAVPPELLHEVCEAASGEGLLVVSDESERDTSHDPHGTVVVSPAEMLGAADSGSVVVLTGTPSVALGRFPDTARGHGLAREVRAVLTALHARVFEEAALSGAQWFAEPPELRERRAAEAVRQGVLARALHDAVTEAGALCRPPQVGRHVYADLEPARGALAAHGVENAADLEAELVRRLGAGADGGHRYGDEPGALRVRLSTLLLTGADHPEAPDPLRAPHTAHALSVLRSTLAALTATP from the coding sequence ATGCGCCACACCGACGGGCACGGCGGCCCGCACCTGACCGCGCTGCGCGACGCCGCCTGCGCGTACTGGCACCGACGCGGCCTGCACACCGGCCCCGGCCAGGTCGTCGCCGCGCCCGGGGCCCCGCTGCTGCTCCTCGCCCTGCTCTCGGCGGGCGACCCGTCGGGCGGAGGGGTGCTGCTGCCCCGGCCCGCCGCCGACTGGCACGCCGTTCCCGCCCGGCTGCTGGGGCGCCCCGTCCACCGGGTGCCCGCCCCCGCCGACTGCGGCGGCGTCCCCGACCCCTTCGTCCTGCTGGAGACGGTCCGGCGCGCCCGGTCCGCCGGGGACGACCCGCGGACACTGGTCCTCTCCGTCGCCGACGACCCCACGGGTACCGCCGTCCCGCCCGAACTGCTGCACGAGGTGTGCGAGGCCGCCTCCGGCGAGGGACTCCTCGTCGTCAGTGACGAGAGCGAGCGCGACACTTCCCACGACCCGCACGGCACGGTGGTCGTCAGCCCCGCGGAGATGCTCGGCGCCGCCGACTCCGGCTCCGTCGTCGTCCTCACCGGTACGCCGTCCGTCGCCCTGGGCCGCTTCCCCGACACCGCGCGCGGCCACGGTCTGGCCCGCGAGGTGCGCGCCGTCCTCACCGCGCTGCACGCCCGGGTCTTCGAGGAGGCCGCGTTGAGCGGGGCCCAGTGGTTCGCGGAGCCCCCCGAACTGCGCGAACGGCGTGCCGCGGAGGCCGTACGGCAGGGCGTGCTGGCCCGGGCGCTGCACGACGCGGTGACGGAGGCCGGGGCCCTGTGCCGGCCTCCGCAGGTCGGGCGGCACGTGTACGCGGACCTCGAACCGGCCCGCGGCGCGCTGGCCGCGCACGGCGTCGAGAACGCCGCGGACCTCGAGGCGGAGCTGGTGCGGCGGCTCGGGGCGGGGGCCGACGGCGGCCACCGCTACGGCGACGAGCCGGGCGCGCTGCGGGTGCGTCTGTCGACGCTGCTGCTGACCGGCGCCGACCATCCCGAAGCCCCCGACCCCCTGCGCGCGCCGCACACCGCCCACGCGCTGAGCGTCCTCCGCTCCACTCTCGCCGCCCTCACCGCCACACCCTGA
- a CDS encoding SigB/SigF/SigG family RNA polymerase sigma factor, with the protein MTSTQPAREPRHRPARRPHDDAPDTDAAFRRMRELADGPERDEIRQRIVTAWMPMAHRLARRFRNRGEALEDLQQVADLGLIKAVTRYDPDRGHAFESFAVPTIVGEIKRHFRDHMWDLHVPRRVQELRNKVRTSRRELALATEGPAPTVAEIAEHSGLSEEDVLVGMEALESYRTLSLDAELPGSDDGYALVDTLGDSEPGFDLVLYREAVKPELERLPERERRILYLRFFQDMTQSGIAEQLGISQMHVSRLISRSCHRIHDHLEEEEAKADAYVDADRIRTPARTHTRARTPVHA; encoded by the coding sequence ATGACCAGCACGCAGCCCGCACGGGAGCCCCGCCACCGGCCCGCCCGCCGGCCCCACGACGACGCGCCCGACACCGACGCTGCCTTCCGCCGCATGCGGGAGCTGGCGGACGGCCCAGAGCGGGACGAGATCCGGCAGCGGATCGTCACCGCCTGGATGCCCATGGCCCACCGGCTGGCCCGCCGGTTCCGCAACCGCGGCGAGGCGCTCGAAGACCTCCAGCAGGTCGCGGACCTGGGTCTGATCAAGGCCGTCACCCGCTACGACCCCGACCGGGGCCACGCCTTCGAGAGTTTCGCCGTCCCCACCATCGTCGGCGAGATCAAGCGCCACTTCCGCGACCACATGTGGGACCTGCACGTCCCGCGCCGGGTCCAGGAACTCCGCAACAAGGTGCGCACCAGCAGGCGCGAACTCGCCCTCGCCACCGAGGGGCCCGCGCCGACCGTCGCCGAGATCGCCGAGCACAGCGGTCTCAGCGAGGAGGACGTCCTGGTCGGGATGGAGGCCCTGGAGAGCTACCGCACTCTCTCCCTCGACGCCGAACTCCCCGGCTCCGACGACGGGTACGCCCTGGTCGACACCCTCGGCGACTCCGAGCCCGGCTTCGACCTGGTGCTCTACCGGGAGGCGGTCAAGCCCGAGCTGGAGCGTCTTCCCGAGCGCGAACGCCGCATCCTCTACCTGCGCTTCTTCCAGGACATGACGCAGAGCGGGATCGCCGAGCAGCTCGGCATCTCCCAGATGCACGTCTCCCGGCTCATCAGCCGCTCCTGCCACCGCATCCACGACCACCTCGAGGAAGAGGAGGCGAAAGCGGACGCGTACGTGGACGCGGACCGTATCCGCACACCCGCGCGCACGCACACCCGCGCACGCACACCCGTGCACGCGTAA
- a CDS encoding DUF6158 family protein yields the protein MGIDPRELSDAQLLKELEMIHRTRHDALLHGSPDALSAHNARMAELEGEYLRRNPQRPVAAGRTRKGARERGREGC from the coding sequence ATGGGTATCGATCCGCGGGAGCTGTCGGACGCCCAGCTGCTGAAGGAGCTGGAGATGATCCACCGGACCCGTCACGACGCGCTGCTGCACGGTTCCCCGGACGCGCTGAGCGCCCACAACGCGCGCATGGCGGAGCTGGAGGGCGAGTACCTGCGCCGCAACCCGCAGCGGCCGGTCGCCGCGGGCCGTACGCGCAAGGGCGCTCGGGAACGGGGACGGGAGGGCTGCTGA
- a CDS encoding Vms1/Ankzf1 family peptidyl-tRNA hydrolase, with the protein MKLAFLDPLYDRPGPWASVYVGTDVAAEDAATRQELNARAVSDRLHEQGADAATCRAIHGALDALPRSAAPPGHAVFAADGEVVLRVPLASAPPGGHDVCWSALPHVGPLPELAAGLPAALVARVDRTGAELRLQDSFGGRGDTGRVHGRDWPVHRTASGDWSERKFQNSVENTWEQNASAVAEEVRESYERSGAELVVLAGDRRMVRAVHDALPEHLGERAVEAEHGGREDHDQGSDAEKGQQLLAEETDRARQRHAQQEIARAMDRFRAGRVPDGDGRTSATEGVPTLVEAAREHRIGALLIRPDGAERHREVWVGDAPDQIAVRRADSRYLGDPQPSAARADDALLRSAAATGAEVLCVRSGDLEPDVPDGLPVGGLGALLRWPYGGPPTRQDQAPGAA; encoded by the coding sequence ATGAAGCTCGCATTCCTGGACCCCCTGTACGACCGTCCCGGCCCGTGGGCGTCCGTCTACGTCGGCACCGACGTCGCCGCAGAGGACGCCGCGACACGCCAGGAGCTGAACGCCCGCGCCGTTTCCGACCGGCTGCACGAGCAGGGCGCCGACGCCGCCACCTGCCGGGCAATCCACGGCGCGCTCGACGCGCTGCCCCGGTCGGCCGCGCCGCCCGGTCACGCCGTGTTCGCCGCGGACGGAGAGGTCGTCCTGCGCGTGCCGCTGGCCTCGGCCCCGCCGGGCGGGCACGACGTGTGCTGGTCGGCCCTCCCGCACGTGGGGCCGCTGCCGGAGCTGGCGGCGGGGCTGCCGGCCGCGCTGGTCGCACGCGTCGATCGCACGGGCGCCGAACTGCGGCTGCAGGACTCCTTCGGCGGACGCGGGGACACCGGCCGCGTGCACGGCCGGGACTGGCCCGTGCACCGCACGGCGTCGGGTGACTGGTCCGAGCGCAAGTTCCAGAACTCCGTGGAGAACACCTGGGAGCAGAACGCCTCGGCGGTCGCCGAGGAGGTGCGCGAGAGCTACGAGCGGTCCGGCGCCGAACTGGTCGTCCTCGCCGGCGACCGCCGCATGGTGCGTGCCGTGCACGACGCGCTGCCGGAGCACCTGGGCGAGCGTGCCGTGGAGGCCGAGCACGGCGGACGGGAGGACCACGACCAGGGCAGCGACGCGGAGAAGGGGCAGCAGCTCCTCGCCGAGGAGACCGACCGAGCCCGGCAGCGGCACGCACAGCAGGAGATCGCCCGGGCCATGGACCGCTTCCGCGCCGGGCGCGTCCCGGACGGCGACGGCCGCACCTCCGCCACCGAAGGCGTTCCCACGCTGGTCGAGGCGGCGCGCGAACACCGCATCGGAGCGCTGCTGATCCGCCCGGACGGCGCGGAACGGCACCGCGAGGTCTGGGTCGGGGACGCGCCGGACCAGATCGCCGTACGCCGCGCGGACAGCCGGTACCTGGGCGACCCGCAGCCGTCGGCGGCCCGCGCCGACGACGCACTGCTGCGTTCGGCCGCGGCCACCGGCGCGGAGGTGCTGTGCGTGCGCAGCGGCGACCTGGAACCCGATGTCCCGGACGGCCTGCCCGTCGGCGGTCTCGGCGCCCTGCTGCGCTGGCCCTACGGCGGCCCGCCGACCCGCCAGGACCAGGCGCCCGGCGCCGCCTGA
- a CDS encoding VOC family protein, which translates to MEIHGTSLRICVDDLDAAIPVYEKLTGAEAHRFTTGPVSVAAVGPFFLMSGPEGHLEVLRKIAATIAVADVDEALADLGAVGAEIIAGPQSTPAGRNVVARHPDGAVFEYVDRAPVARP; encoded by the coding sequence ATGGAGATTCACGGGACCTCGCTTCGGATCTGCGTCGACGACCTGGACGCCGCCATTCCGGTGTACGAGAAGCTCACCGGGGCCGAGGCCCACCGCTTCACCACCGGGCCGGTGTCGGTCGCCGCCGTGGGGCCCTTCTTCCTGATGAGCGGGCCGGAGGGCCACCTGGAGGTGCTGCGGAAGATCGCCGCGACGATCGCCGTCGCGGACGTCGACGAGGCGCTGGCCGACCTCGGCGCCGTGGGCGCGGAGATCATCGCCGGCCCCCAGTCCACCCCCGCCGGCCGCAACGTCGTCGCCCGCCACCCCGACGGCGCCGTCTTCGAGTACGTCGACCGCGCACCGGTCGCCCGCCCGTAG
- a CDS encoding NADP-dependent oxidoreductase → MKAIVTNGYDGPDGLELTEQPDPKVAPDHVLVRVKAAGVNPVDWKVASGGLDAIYETRFPLIPGWDVSGVVEALGVDATEFEVGDEVMGYLRKDEIGHGTYAELVAAPVRALARKPSSLSWEQAAGLPLAGLTAHQALHRLGVTGGDTVLVHAAAGGVGSMAVQIAVALGARVIGTASERNHDYLRSLGAEPVPYGDGLAERVRALAPGGVDAAVDFVGGDAAEVSRQVLKKAERVLSVVDPQVRAEGGRYLFVRPDAAGLTALGDLADAGRLAVHVDRALPLAQAAEAWRASREGRTRGKIVLQVS, encoded by the coding sequence ATGAAGGCAATCGTCACGAACGGCTACGACGGACCCGACGGACTGGAGCTCACCGAGCAGCCCGACCCGAAGGTCGCCCCCGACCACGTGCTCGTCCGGGTGAAAGCCGCGGGAGTCAACCCCGTCGACTGGAAAGTCGCCTCCGGCGGCCTCGACGCGATCTACGAGACCCGGTTCCCGCTGATCCCCGGCTGGGACGTCTCCGGCGTGGTGGAGGCGCTCGGCGTCGACGCCACCGAGTTCGAGGTCGGCGACGAGGTCATGGGCTACCTGCGCAAGGACGAGATCGGACACGGCACGTACGCCGAACTCGTCGCCGCACCGGTCCGGGCACTCGCCCGCAAGCCGTCCTCGCTGAGCTGGGAGCAGGCGGCCGGTCTGCCGCTCGCCGGCCTGACGGCCCACCAGGCGTTGCATCGCCTGGGCGTGACCGGCGGCGACACGGTCCTCGTGCACGCCGCGGCCGGGGGCGTGGGCTCCATGGCCGTGCAGATCGCCGTCGCCCTCGGTGCCCGGGTCATCGGCACCGCGAGCGAGCGGAACCACGACTACCTGCGGAGCCTGGGCGCCGAACCCGTCCCCTACGGCGACGGACTCGCGGAACGGGTGCGCGCCCTGGCCCCGGGAGGCGTCGACGCGGCGGTCGACTTCGTCGGCGGCGACGCGGCGGAGGTCTCCCGGCAGGTGCTGAAGAAGGCCGAACGGGTGCTGTCCGTCGTGGATCCGCAGGTGCGCGCGGAGGGCGGCCGGTACCTGTTCGTACGGCCCGACGCCGCCGGTCTCACCGCGCTGGGCGACCTCGCCGACGCCGGGCGCCTCGCCGTCCACGTGGACCGGGCCCTTCCCCTCGCCCAGGCCGCCGAGGCGTGGCGGGCGAGCCGTGAGGGGCGCACCCGCGGCAAGATCGTCCTCCAGGTCTCCTGA
- a CDS encoding PaaX family transcriptional regulator C-terminal domain-containing protein: MNDTAPAHTTLGLRPLTARSIVLSTLLGHHPPRLPARVLVRVGELFGVAEGTVRVALSRMVAAGDLDQDGQGYGLTARLLRRQARQDDSRAPRLRTWDGDWEIAVVTADRRPAAERAALRRTMARLRLGELREGTWVRPANLDRALDADALRPCTVFTGAAPAREDPVALAARLWDLPGWARRADELAAALDRAENLADRFTVSAAALRHLLADPVLPAALLPGDWPGAGLRLRYDTFEGELCEVLRRHVTSAGDTGE; this comes from the coding sequence ATGAACGACACCGCACCTGCGCACACGACCCTCGGACTCCGTCCGCTGACGGCCCGCTCGATCGTCCTGAGCACCCTGCTCGGGCACCACCCGCCCCGGCTGCCCGCCCGCGTCCTGGTTCGGGTCGGGGAACTCTTCGGGGTCGCCGAGGGCACCGTGCGCGTCGCCCTGTCCCGCATGGTCGCCGCCGGTGACCTCGACCAGGACGGCCAGGGCTACGGTCTCACCGCCCGCCTGCTGCGCCGCCAGGCGCGCCAGGACGACAGTCGCGCGCCCCGGCTGCGGACGTGGGACGGCGACTGGGAGATCGCCGTGGTCACCGCCGATCGCCGCCCCGCCGCCGAGCGCGCCGCGCTGCGCCGCACCATGGCCCGCCTGCGTCTCGGCGAGCTCCGCGAGGGCACATGGGTGCGGCCCGCGAACCTGGACCGCGCGCTCGACGCGGACGCCCTTCGCCCCTGCACGGTCTTCACCGGTGCCGCCCCGGCCAGGGAGGACCCCGTCGCGCTCGCGGCCCGCCTGTGGGACCTGCCCGGCTGGGCCCGCCGCGCCGACGAGCTCGCCGCCGCCCTCGACCGGGCGGAGAACCTGGCCGACCGGTTCACGGTCTCGGCCGCGGCGCTGCGGCACCTCCTCGCGGACCCGGTGCTCCCCGCAGCCCTGCTCCCCGGGGACTGGCCGGGCGCCGGTCTGCGGCTGCGCTACGACACCTTCGAGGGTGAACTGTGCGAGGTGCTGCGCCGGCACGTCACCTCCGCGGGGGACACCGGGGAATGA